A single Paenibacillus kribbensis DNA region contains:
- a CDS encoding helix-turn-helix domain-containing protein → MLDMSASSFILLPAFAKIVCEPGWKWQVREKPMPNYDLFYVWSGEGTVVLNGEAYSVSKGSCFLFKPGDDTRATHNPQKPLILTYIHFDLSEQPKLIPASYRMLEETFEVEHMLARYVRLRLEHAYGAEEEGRLILKQLMIHLLRADRKEPQEQQASNQLTEVIRETANYVRQHPGLPHRVEDLAARAGLSPRYFSIKFKELLGVSAQSHIISMRIERAQHLLLHAGMNVTEVAEALGYRDIFFFSRQFKQYTGKSPSEIR, encoded by the coding sequence TTGCTGGATATGTCTGCGTCATCGTTTATCCTGCTGCCCGCCTTTGCCAAGATTGTGTGCGAGCCGGGCTGGAAATGGCAGGTGCGTGAAAAGCCGATGCCAAACTATGATTTATTTTATGTATGGAGCGGAGAAGGGACGGTTGTATTAAACGGGGAAGCCTATTCAGTGAGCAAAGGCAGCTGCTTTCTGTTCAAGCCCGGGGATGATACCCGTGCCACACATAACCCGCAAAAGCCGCTTATACTTACTTATATTCATTTTGATCTTTCCGAGCAGCCGAAGCTCATCCCTGCAAGCTACCGTATGCTGGAGGAAACGTTCGAGGTGGAGCATATGCTCGCCAGGTACGTCCGCCTGCGCTTGGAGCATGCTTACGGAGCTGAGGAGGAAGGCAGGCTGATCCTGAAGCAATTGATGATTCATCTGCTGCGTGCCGATCGCAAGGAGCCGCAGGAGCAGCAGGCCAGCAACCAGCTCACCGAGGTCATTCGAGAAACGGCCAACTATGTGCGTCAGCATCCGGGACTTCCTCATCGTGTCGAGGATTTGGCGGCACGGGCAGGGCTGTCGCCGCGTTATTTTTCAATTAAATTCAAGGAGCTGCTGGGCGTTTCCGCGCAATCTCATATTATCAGTATGCGGATTGAGCGCGCGCAGCATCTTTTGCTGCATGCCGGAATGAATGTGACCGAGGTGGCAGAGGCTTTGGGATACCGTGATATCTTTTTCTTCAGCCGTCAATTCAAGCAATATACAGGGAAAAGTCCGTCCGAGATCAGGTAG
- the asd gene encoding archaetidylserine decarboxylase (Phosphatidylserine decarboxylase is synthesized as a single chain precursor. Generation of the pyruvoyl active site from a Ser is coupled to cleavage of a Gly-Ser bond between the larger (beta) and smaller (alpha chains). It is an integral membrane protein.) encodes MAKQWLRLMTELSSRKWVCRIVGSFAQSGASRLFIPTFIRTYQIQTHEAEQEWKAYRSLNAYFTRKLKAGMRPIDTNAEVMTSPVDARITFTGPITSGTLLNVKGQDYTLDELLNRSPRLEKYTHGYAYVLYLSPTDYHRIHAPVSGTLVEKEHLRGKVYPVNDFGLQHMKRVLSRNERQITYIAHEYGEVAVVKVGAMNVSSIKYTDDQAVSWQKGDDLAYFEFGSTVVLLTENGTFEPDPALKPGDVVKMGQRLGCFRHDAKA; translated from the coding sequence TCATCGCGCAAGTGGGTGTGCCGGATTGTGGGCTCCTTCGCGCAAAGCGGTGCAAGCCGACTTTTTATCCCCACCTTTATACGTACGTACCAGATCCAGACGCATGAGGCGGAACAGGAATGGAAGGCATACCGTTCTCTGAACGCCTATTTTACACGCAAATTGAAAGCGGGCATGCGCCCGATTGATACGAACGCCGAGGTGATGACCAGTCCGGTGGATGCACGGATTACTTTTACTGGACCAATTACGTCTGGCACTCTTTTGAATGTCAAAGGACAGGATTATACGCTGGATGAGCTGCTTAACCGCTCGCCGCGTCTTGAAAAGTACACACACGGCTATGCTTATGTGCTCTACCTCAGCCCGACGGATTATCATCGTATTCATGCGCCGGTATCCGGCACGCTGGTAGAGAAGGAGCATCTGCGCGGCAAGGTATATCCCGTAAATGACTTCGGTTTGCAGCATATGAAGCGAGTACTTAGCCGTAATGAACGACAGATTACGTACATTGCCCATGAATATGGTGAGGTGGCTGTCGTCAAAGTTGGCGCGATGAATGTGAGCAGCATCAAGTATACGGACGATCAAGCCGTTTCATGGCAAAAAGGCGACGATCTCGCATATTTCGAATTTGGATCAACCGTCGTTCTATTGACGGAAAATGGGACGTTTGAGCCAGACCCCGCGTTGAAGCCGGGCGATGTGGTAAAAATGGGACAACGTCTTGGTTGCTTCCGCCATGATGCTAAAGCGTAA